One Panicum virgatum strain AP13 chromosome 9K, P.virgatum_v5, whole genome shotgun sequence genomic region harbors:
- the LOC120649189 gene encoding uncharacterized protein LOC120649189 isoform X2 yields MDVEKPASKGHGFFGLFDWGKKSKKRLFVGSTSSSPDPKNSGDSKDVDDCTPSTLSNSILEDAPSLKESSEHSCSSSVIDEEAQSRRCPTVVARLMGLDSMPAASSSESNPMPSKVQQPFQANNHDDFTGRSYAGSPHKMPGSPIDRFKMEALPPRLAKRTLSVAQYKLLSPMKNPNHISSRNAADIMEAASRIIRPGVENISSYGVHDVGLANAARAYNPGEIIVVQQRSQKLNEALRKRDGPASFRPPNGKSLDGRSRSSEGASSSRISQSNGCAPVGPKVRPSNRSSNVAQAVRAQGKEGTRKGGRRLETRRNPENSLVERNGFDQQKDNNQMGTTSSSSMLVPNNRKQNALATKHKVNSNPANPSRQRSNIHPVNASPRKVGAAGTFAGISTQASRKVDLQPTAHANVRNNSIAKAIPKPRRLQNRRLLHSDTSQSSDSINSNRSQRRIRHNIVIDEQSSFSTNKKKISTEIVSFTFTSPVDKSLHGAHFPNHSVEKQLIENLNAVSTSSNTSNTKLDVIDGDYLGLLLEQKLRELTSGVRSPYSKPAKGVKVYGTSTALEDTASACETSSIASTDYDRESLQSFNDGKATVPQTDLTTKSGQPFQPAKDDHDATDRAELEHLRLSPLSTWEASISTETCSSSESWRSANGTRLFGSTEGATTSDSTHFNKFLEADASSEYSDTASSITVATAEIPRSESSSLCHMDHRQEVEFIREILKASSSCLERFGDSDILDPHLLEELNGSTRLLAGGEGKCCRLKRRLLFDCVNELLTVKCAYYFNAGYGSWFIGMAVLQNLSAEEIHREMTSLKVAEEWMVDELVYREMSSTLGSWVDFKMDSYQAGGDIVSELLASLIDEVVADL; encoded by the exons ATGGATGTGGAGAAACCTGCTTCAAAGGGGCATGGATTCTTTGGTCTCTTTGATTGGGGTAAGAAATCTAAGAAGCGGCTTTTTGTTGGAAGCACGAGCAGTTCTCCGGATCCGA AGAATTCTGGTGACAGTAAGGATGTTGATGACTGTACACCAAGTACACTGTCAAATTCG ATCCTTGAAGATGCGCCTAGCTTGAAAGAAAGCAGTGAGCATAGTTGCTCATCTTCAGTAATTGATGAAGAAGCTCAGTCAAGGAGGTGTCCCACTGTTGTGGCTAGGCTCATGGGTTTGGATTCCATGCCCGCGGCAAGCTCATCTGAATCCAATCCCATGCCATCAAAAGTGCAACAACCCTTCCAAGCCAACAACCATGACGATTTTACCGGCAGAAGTTATGCTGGTAGCCCCCATAAGATGCCGGGTAGCCCTATTGATCGGTTTAAAATGGAAGCACTGCCTCCAAGACTTGCCAAGAGGACACTGTCTGTTGCTCAATATAAGTTATTGTCTCCCATGAAGAACCCTAATCATATATCCAGCAGAAATGCAGCTGATATAATGGAGGCAGCATCACGGATCATTAGGCCTGGTGTTGAGAACATCAGTTCTTACGGAGTCCATGATGTTGGGCTCGCAAATGCTGCGCGGGCCTACAACCCAGGAGAGATCATAGTAGTCCAACAAAGGTCACAGAAGCTAAATGAAGCACTGAGGAAACGTGATGGCCCTGCATCTTTTAGGCCACCAAACGGGAAATCTTTGGATGGAAGATCGAGAAGTTCAGAGGGTGCCTCATCTTCTAGGATCTCACAGTCAAATGGATGTGCTCCAGTTGGCCCAAAGGTCAGACCCAGCAATAGATCATCAAATGTTGCTCAAGCTGTCCGTGCCCAAGGAAAAGAAGGCACAAGAAAAGGTGGTAGAAGGCTTGAAACTCGCAGGAACCCTGAAAATAGCCTGGTTGAGAGAAATGGGTTCGACCAACAAAAGGATAATAATCAAATGGGCACAACAAGTTCGTCCAGTATGCTTGTGCCAAATAACAGAAAGCAGAATGCTCTGGCCACCAAACACAAGGTGAATTCAAACCCAGCAAACCCCAGTAGACAACGGAGCAATATTCACCCAGTAAATGCCTCTCCCAGAAAGGTCGGGGCAGCTGGCACATTTGCTGGAATCAGTACTCAAGCTAGCAGAAAGGTGGACTTGCAGCCAACTGCTCATGCAAATGTAAGAAATAATTCCATAGCCAAAGCAATCCCCAAACCAAGAAGGTTACAAAACAGAAGATTGTTACACTCTGATACAAGCCAGTCAAGTGATAGTATTAATTCTAACAGAAGCCAGAGGCGGATTCGGCACAATATTGTGATAGATGAGCAATCGTCTTTTTcaacaaacaaaaagaaaatcagCACTGAAATTGTTTCATTCACATTTACCTCACCAGTTGACAAATCATTACACGGCGCCCACTTCCCCAATCATTCAGTGGAAAAGCAATTGATAGAGAATCTGAACGCTGTGTCAACTTCAAGCAACACATCAAACACAAAACTTGATGTCATCGATGGTGATTATTTGGGACTCCTGTTGGAGCAGAAATTGAGAGAGTTGACGTCAGGGGTGAGATCGCCCTACTCTAAGCCAGCCAAAGGTGTTAAAGTGTATGGCACTTCAACAGCTTTGGAAGATACGGCATCAGCATGTGAAACATCTAGCATTGCTTCTACTGATTATGATAGGGAGTCATTGCAGTCTTTCAATGATGGAAAAGCTACTGTCCCCCAGACAGATCTTACTACTAAAAGCGGTCAG CCATTTCAACCTGCGAAGGACGATCATGATGCCACGGATCGAGCAGAGTTAGAGCATCTTCGTCTAAGTCCCCTCTCAACGTGGGAAGCTTCCATTTCAACGGAAACCTGCAGCTCATCAGAGAGCTGGAGGAGTGCAAATG GAACAAGATTATTTGGTTCAACCGAAGGAGCAACAACTTCTGATTCAACACACTTCAACAAATTCCTCGAAGCAGATGCCTCATCAGAATATTCTGACACAGCCTCATCAATCACAGTGGCTACTGCAGAAATCCCTCGATCAGAAAGTAGCAGCTTATGTCATATGGATCATAGACAGGAGGTGGAGTTTATAAGAGAAATACTGAAAGCTAGTTCCTCTTGTTTGGAGCGGTTTGGCGATTCGGATATTCTAGATCCACATCTGTTGGAAGAATTGAATGGCAGTACTAGGTTGTTGGCTGGTGGCGAGGGCAAATGCTGCAGATTGAAGCGGAGGCTGCTCTTTGACTGTGTCAATGAATTATTGACTGTGAAATGTGCGTACTACTTCAATGCTGGCTACGGCTCATGGTTCATCGGGATGGCAGTCCTGCAAAACTTGTCAGCAGAAGAAATCCATCGAGAGATGACCAGCCTGAAGGTTGCTGAGgagtggatggtggatgaactTGTGTACAGGGAAATGAGTAGCACTCTGGGGAGCTGGGTTGATTTCAAGATGGATTCATACCAGGCTGGTGGAGACATAGTCTCGGAGTTGTTAGCTTCCTTGATTGATGAAGTGGTTGCTGATCTCTGA
- the LOC120649189 gene encoding uncharacterized protein LOC120649189 isoform X1 has protein sequence MDVEKPASKGHGFFGLFDWGKKSKKRLFVGSTSSSPDPKNSGDSKDVDDCTPSTLSNSQILEDAPSLKESSEHSCSSSVIDEEAQSRRCPTVVARLMGLDSMPAASSSESNPMPSKVQQPFQANNHDDFTGRSYAGSPHKMPGSPIDRFKMEALPPRLAKRTLSVAQYKLLSPMKNPNHISSRNAADIMEAASRIIRPGVENISSYGVHDVGLANAARAYNPGEIIVVQQRSQKLNEALRKRDGPASFRPPNGKSLDGRSRSSEGASSSRISQSNGCAPVGPKVRPSNRSSNVAQAVRAQGKEGTRKGGRRLETRRNPENSLVERNGFDQQKDNNQMGTTSSSSMLVPNNRKQNALATKHKVNSNPANPSRQRSNIHPVNASPRKVGAAGTFAGISTQASRKVDLQPTAHANVRNNSIAKAIPKPRRLQNRRLLHSDTSQSSDSINSNRSQRRIRHNIVIDEQSSFSTNKKKISTEIVSFTFTSPVDKSLHGAHFPNHSVEKQLIENLNAVSTSSNTSNTKLDVIDGDYLGLLLEQKLRELTSGVRSPYSKPAKGVKVYGTSTALEDTASACETSSIASTDYDRESLQSFNDGKATVPQTDLTTKSGQPFQPAKDDHDATDRAELEHLRLSPLSTWEASISTETCSSSESWRSANGTRLFGSTEGATTSDSTHFNKFLEADASSEYSDTASSITVATAEIPRSESSSLCHMDHRQEVEFIREILKASSSCLERFGDSDILDPHLLEELNGSTRLLAGGEGKCCRLKRRLLFDCVNELLTVKCAYYFNAGYGSWFIGMAVLQNLSAEEIHREMTSLKVAEEWMVDELVYREMSSTLGSWVDFKMDSYQAGGDIVSELLASLIDEVVADL, from the exons ATGGATGTGGAGAAACCTGCTTCAAAGGGGCATGGATTCTTTGGTCTCTTTGATTGGGGTAAGAAATCTAAGAAGCGGCTTTTTGTTGGAAGCACGAGCAGTTCTCCGGATCCGA AGAATTCTGGTGACAGTAAGGATGTTGATGACTGTACACCAAGTACACTGTCAAATTCG CAGATCCTTGAAGATGCGCCTAGCTTGAAAGAAAGCAGTGAGCATAGTTGCTCATCTTCAGTAATTGATGAAGAAGCTCAGTCAAGGAGGTGTCCCACTGTTGTGGCTAGGCTCATGGGTTTGGATTCCATGCCCGCGGCAAGCTCATCTGAATCCAATCCCATGCCATCAAAAGTGCAACAACCCTTCCAAGCCAACAACCATGACGATTTTACCGGCAGAAGTTATGCTGGTAGCCCCCATAAGATGCCGGGTAGCCCTATTGATCGGTTTAAAATGGAAGCACTGCCTCCAAGACTTGCCAAGAGGACACTGTCTGTTGCTCAATATAAGTTATTGTCTCCCATGAAGAACCCTAATCATATATCCAGCAGAAATGCAGCTGATATAATGGAGGCAGCATCACGGATCATTAGGCCTGGTGTTGAGAACATCAGTTCTTACGGAGTCCATGATGTTGGGCTCGCAAATGCTGCGCGGGCCTACAACCCAGGAGAGATCATAGTAGTCCAACAAAGGTCACAGAAGCTAAATGAAGCACTGAGGAAACGTGATGGCCCTGCATCTTTTAGGCCACCAAACGGGAAATCTTTGGATGGAAGATCGAGAAGTTCAGAGGGTGCCTCATCTTCTAGGATCTCACAGTCAAATGGATGTGCTCCAGTTGGCCCAAAGGTCAGACCCAGCAATAGATCATCAAATGTTGCTCAAGCTGTCCGTGCCCAAGGAAAAGAAGGCACAAGAAAAGGTGGTAGAAGGCTTGAAACTCGCAGGAACCCTGAAAATAGCCTGGTTGAGAGAAATGGGTTCGACCAACAAAAGGATAATAATCAAATGGGCACAACAAGTTCGTCCAGTATGCTTGTGCCAAATAACAGAAAGCAGAATGCTCTGGCCACCAAACACAAGGTGAATTCAAACCCAGCAAACCCCAGTAGACAACGGAGCAATATTCACCCAGTAAATGCCTCTCCCAGAAAGGTCGGGGCAGCTGGCACATTTGCTGGAATCAGTACTCAAGCTAGCAGAAAGGTGGACTTGCAGCCAACTGCTCATGCAAATGTAAGAAATAATTCCATAGCCAAAGCAATCCCCAAACCAAGAAGGTTACAAAACAGAAGATTGTTACACTCTGATACAAGCCAGTCAAGTGATAGTATTAATTCTAACAGAAGCCAGAGGCGGATTCGGCACAATATTGTGATAGATGAGCAATCGTCTTTTTcaacaaacaaaaagaaaatcagCACTGAAATTGTTTCATTCACATTTACCTCACCAGTTGACAAATCATTACACGGCGCCCACTTCCCCAATCATTCAGTGGAAAAGCAATTGATAGAGAATCTGAACGCTGTGTCAACTTCAAGCAACACATCAAACACAAAACTTGATGTCATCGATGGTGATTATTTGGGACTCCTGTTGGAGCAGAAATTGAGAGAGTTGACGTCAGGGGTGAGATCGCCCTACTCTAAGCCAGCCAAAGGTGTTAAAGTGTATGGCACTTCAACAGCTTTGGAAGATACGGCATCAGCATGTGAAACATCTAGCATTGCTTCTACTGATTATGATAGGGAGTCATTGCAGTCTTTCAATGATGGAAAAGCTACTGTCCCCCAGACAGATCTTACTACTAAAAGCGGTCAG CCATTTCAACCTGCGAAGGACGATCATGATGCCACGGATCGAGCAGAGTTAGAGCATCTTCGTCTAAGTCCCCTCTCAACGTGGGAAGCTTCCATTTCAACGGAAACCTGCAGCTCATCAGAGAGCTGGAGGAGTGCAAATG GAACAAGATTATTTGGTTCAACCGAAGGAGCAACAACTTCTGATTCAACACACTTCAACAAATTCCTCGAAGCAGATGCCTCATCAGAATATTCTGACACAGCCTCATCAATCACAGTGGCTACTGCAGAAATCCCTCGATCAGAAAGTAGCAGCTTATGTCATATGGATCATAGACAGGAGGTGGAGTTTATAAGAGAAATACTGAAAGCTAGTTCCTCTTGTTTGGAGCGGTTTGGCGATTCGGATATTCTAGATCCACATCTGTTGGAAGAATTGAATGGCAGTACTAGGTTGTTGGCTGGTGGCGAGGGCAAATGCTGCAGATTGAAGCGGAGGCTGCTCTTTGACTGTGTCAATGAATTATTGACTGTGAAATGTGCGTACTACTTCAATGCTGGCTACGGCTCATGGTTCATCGGGATGGCAGTCCTGCAAAACTTGTCAGCAGAAGAAATCCATCGAGAGATGACCAGCCTGAAGGTTGCTGAGgagtggatggtggatgaactTGTGTACAGGGAAATGAGTAGCACTCTGGGGAGCTGGGTTGATTTCAAGATGGATTCATACCAGGCTGGTGGAGACATAGTCTCGGAGTTGTTAGCTTCCTTGATTGATGAAGTGGTTGCTGATCTCTGA